A region of the Ostrinia nubilalis chromosome 21, ilOstNubi1.1, whole genome shotgun sequence genome:
TTTTTCTTCGATTCCAGGCCATCCTACCACATTTGCAATGTACAGTCAGAGTTAGTCTTGGTTATATTCAAATATTTGCTATAATTTACTTTATGAAATACTTCACATGAAATTGTATTCACTAGTCaggaaacataataatatgagttATGTCACTTACAGATCAGAGAGGGTCAACtccaaaatgttacaaaaatctatttaattcgcttattattttttgtacccATTGGTTAAAATGGATTAGTGATAAAAGCAATGAGGCACAAGAAAATCGGTCacattattaaagttattttgttCGTGGTTACAGTAAAATGCTGACTACGTAATTGACTGTACTTTTCCGCCAGATCTAATCTCGATGTTTTCCGACCTAATTTTCCGCAAAAGCAACGGTTCAAAATTCGATTCTGTGCCATTTCCGCCCGTTTGGCTGTTTGATTTTATTACTGCCATTCGTTCTCAGTTCATTCTATCATTCATCGGTTTATTCTAACTCTCTTAGCTCGGAGTCCATATTAGAGGCGTAAGGTTAAAAGCTTTGACATTACAAACTGAATTCAGTAAGGCTACGTGTCGtcataaacaatattattatcccATGAACTTCAAACTTTACccggtatttatttatttatttatttatttataggtacaaCAACAGAATACAATCtcaaacatttttatagaataACATTAGTTTTTTTGCATTCAAATTGAATTCCTATAAATGTTGCACACAACGTTTACATAGAATAGATACAATTAAAAGAAAGGGAGGGTAGtatagacaaatatatttttcatttgtcggccgtttgatGTAGTGGTTCCGAACGGCTTACTATTCCGAGAGGTccctggttcgattcccggccgggcagaaattgaaatgaataTTAACTTCTGTGATAgggctgggtgttactatgtataatatgtatacaaaaaaaagtatataagttatatccgttgtctagtacccatagtacaagctttgcttagtttgggactagaagcgtagtgtaaaatgtcctgggatatttctttatttatttattattagcttTGAGTTGAGCCTTATGTTATCTCAATGGAGTACAAAATTCAGTCACTACCAGGCAAAGGTTAAGTAGTTTAAAACGGAAATGGAAAATTTTGTCTAATAAAGGTCTCAAATGAAATATAATTCTTGTATAGAAATGAATATAAAGCATTTGGCATGAACTAAGAAGAAGCAACAAGCCTGTCACCACtagtttttcattaaaaatatttttaatctttgCATATgaaaagactagctttccgcccgcggcttcgcccgcgtggaattttgtatgtcacagaaaaactttaacgGCGCGcgacgtccctgtttcaaaaacaggtccttttccgggactcttTGCCAAacattaaaatcagttcagtggtttaggcgtgaaagcaagatagacagacagacagacacgaGTTACTTTTGcagttataatattagtatagatttttctGAGGCAAAATTTTCTCGAATAGAGTAAAATACGGATTGGCTTACtggatattttttctttgtaaTTCCGATATCCTGTTTCGCAGGAATTAATGGAAGGTAAGGTTCTGAATATTTTTTCCGTAAAAGATTTTTACACTTTTCGAGAAATGTAGTTGAAGTGTTGAAAGCTTATTCAtcgatttattttttaacagaAGAAAATTATACTACCTTCGGTTTAAGAAATTGAATTAGCCTTCTTCATACCAAAATTAGCCACATAACAAAGTTACAAATTGTTTTAGGGTTTATAAGTGCAAATAAAACTTGAATTTAGTAATAAATGTTTATAATGTCATATAATAACGCTAATTGAAAATGAGAGTAATtacaacatttaaaaataagtactcAGTTTCATAATAATTCATAACAAGAGTTGAcataacattaatttgtatgGCACAATTActataagtacctaattaataataaattgaggATTCATTTTCCAGacattaaaaataagtttttgtttatcatttacaatgtaaataacacaaaaaaatacttttaaagtcAAACAATCCTTAGTGAACCAATTTATAAGTAAATGATCTTAATAATTTAGGAATGTTAAATTACTACATCTATTATGATGATAACTATCTATTTGACTTTTTGAATACGTAGATAATAACTACTTATGACTAATTTGTGAAAAATTATGATGGACACTATTACTAATGTTGACAAATACCTAAATTCCATGATAAGTACTTACTAATATAATATGGTCCAGTTATATTTAATTTGCTTATACTATTGGTCGGACTTTAAAATGATTTTGTGCAAAATTATTAAGTACATACCCACATaatagtaatacattaaatcTACCATAAACTAGAAACCTTTggaaagataaataataatataaccaCGTGGAAATAACTtaagcaaaataataaaaagacgTCTGTTTGAAGATAAATCTGATAAAAAGTGCCCCTTATCCATCTTCAAGTACACAGTTTACACTTGAAAAGTTTATATAAAAACGGATGCAGTTACTGTAGATCTTTTAAATGTCTGTCGCTCAAcagacacaaaaaaaaacacaggCATATGCCACTTCAATGGCCTGCAGTGCTCTTTTTAAACAGAACAAATTTTTTGAAGATTTGCAATGATTTTTGTCATGTGCATTTTGAAAGACGTTAGAACCAGAAATTAGCATTTTCAAATTGTGCCACTTTGTCGCCAAAAAGACTAGCCTCAGATTATCCCACATGGTGTTAACACCTCTACAGCGGAACCTTGTCAGTTTTCAAAGGCATCAGTTCCACTGGCATGAGCTGTGGTGCCAAATGCTGGGGCAGTAGGGTAGGTGACTCCTTGCGACGGCTCCCGATGCGCAGGAGTCCTTTTTTGGCTGCAAACATCAGCAGCAGCGCCGCTGACACGAAGAATGACACCATCTGGAAATGGAAAATATTGGaactaaattattttgataaaaagattaataaaaatgtgaaaTTCATGAtgggtatcatcatcatcatcatttcagccacaggacgtccactgctgaacataggcctcccacaatgacttccacatcgcacggttggtagcggcctgcatccagcgccttcctgctacttttatcaggtcgtcagtccaccttgtgggtggatgccATGATGGGTATGGATGGCAATAAAATTGTGTGACGAGGGATGACTCTTTGATAGACTGTAGTCGCTAACTAGGTGGGTTAGGATGGAGGAgattcttaaaaataattgacaagTTCTGGAAAACAACAACGGTTTAATGATGATTCAGATTCTCATTCTAAAAAAACTGTATCAGCTGTGCAGGTCAggcgattaaaaataattataaaatgttaCTTTGGAGATATACATGCGCTTCGTTCACGcttgttaattttgttattaacaaAAGCTATATTTTCAGACAGTTACAGGAAAGATAATGAGCTGTACTGCTTAGATACATAAGTTACAATTTTAATTGGTTATAGCAACTTAAGCGGAACATTCAAATACCTATCTAAAACAGTTATCATAAATACTCTAtaatttttcataataaaataactaaatatttaaaaaaaatgttttctttgtttatttatttgttttgtgtaTTTAGTTCTGTAAAACTATACGATGGATTTGATTTTACCATTTTAAAGTCGTTGTAGCTTTAGGATTTAAAGTCGGACTGAGTCgtttcttaaaaaataataagtaatcttacaattttatttggcttggcatgcataaaaaaaaattgcactgTATGATTatgataattgaaattttgCGAGTTGTGACGTTATTGTTCAATGTATTCAATTTCTCTGCTTggttaattgtattattaatattaatttagattaTAATATTGGCATTTGATATCGCACAGGCACAAGGCATAATATTGTCGGTTTATCACTGTTGTTTCACACGTGTTCAGGATCGAATTACAATTTGATTAAGGAAAACAAAGCtaatatgaataatatttaGGTAAATGTAAACTTATAATTAGTAACACCATGTTTTTAAAGTAAGGCTGCAGCTGCGTGGTGAACGTTATGTAACGTGCATGTGCCACAGATGATTAAAGAATATTCtagatttatttcatttaaatacgagtggatatttacataagtatcaTACATAACATAAACAGTCAACATAACTCGTACATAGTGTAAACATTCATAGGATGTACTTGtagattttatacaaaaaagtataaaaaaaatttagttCTTGAATAAGTAGACCCCTGTGAACTGTGGTTAAGAGTTCGAATTTTGTTACAGGCAAACTTTGATGGCAGGGACACGTCCTTTTTCATACCCAGTCATATCACGCATGTATGCATgtacttaggtacctatttattttaaataagttaacACATAAATATTCATTAATGTCTGTTAACCCACTGAATAAGTAGCAACTAGTACCACTAGTACTTTGTTAAACCGTTTTGTAGTTGTCATAGTATGCATACAATAGTCACTCAGCTTATTTGGGGTTTGGGGTCACGTCCTAACTCGTAACTGAATAATGTTAGTAAAAAAGGATGAACAATTTCAAAATGTTTCgcgttatacaaaaatattaccGATTGCCTTTTACTTAGAGATGTCGcaaacaattttaaaactaGATTAATTTCGGACCCGTTTGAGTTTTTTTCTAACGTCTTTCTCTACTTTTCTATGCTACCTTGACGTGCCCGCGCCTCTACACCTATAAAAGTTTATTGTTATTTCGGGAAAATTCGAAAAATGCGCGTCTTTGTGTACCCGACATCCCGGCGAGCTTACACAATCACGTATGAATGGAAGTAACTTTGTTTTGTTAACGGTGACAAAGATAATGTTTATCATTGCCCTGGGTATAGAAATTAAAGGCACGGCGCACGTGTTTTAAAAGCCATTAGTGTTTGTTTTCCTTTCACTTCCTTGATCACTCTCAGGCTCAATCACGTATATTACCGTGACACTTTGAATAGTGTCACAAGTGAAATATTTGACTTTCTAAATTATGAAACAAAGTCAATTAGAGAAACATTTCCCAGTAATTACAATTTCCAACACCGTTTGTTTATTGTCGAGGAAAACCCTAAGGTTATCATAAATTAACGACATTAATTAAACAAGATTTATCTCGAGAACAATGCCAGAGAAGGATGGCTTGAGGCGGCCTCGCACAATAGGATAAACAGAGACAGGAAATTAAAACAATCAAGCGATAACTGAAACTACTATGCGAAATTTGATTcgcaataaaatatgttttgacTTACCGCCGAGATTCCGAATACGCTGACAACTTCATAGGATAAAAACATGGTCAATTACAACACTCAGAAGCACCGTAAAAAATGTAAACACGATTGTGCGCACGCGTCGATGCCACGGCCTACAGTCAGTAACTGCGCGCGCAAGAGAGCGAGCTATAGAACCTTAGTATGACTGGTATGACACACCGCGTGAGGCAACGGTTGTCtcgttttacctttatcataacAGGGCTATACAGAGAAACCCCATTTCTTTTGGAGTGCTTTGGATTTATAAAATACCACGTCTTATGAGTTGTGATACCACCTTTCACTTGCTGTCTATTCATTCACACCACTCATGGTGTAGTAAGACATATAAATTactgaaattttgttttatgtgaGTTGTGTCACTGTTGAATATCGatggcaaatttttaaaataatcaccATTATGAAGAGCTTATAAAATTGATGTTGTTTTCGGTATTGTTTATACAGTCATGATTACAATTTCTTTCTAAAGTAATGACACAATCATCACCCTGCCTTTTAAGCAGTATTATTCCTTTTAAAGGGACTGGACCTACTGTATGAATCTATATTATGTCTTCATTGTGATAACAGGTAGGTGGGctgtatgtgtgtgtgtatcCAGCATTTGACAGCTGGAAAACGGTTACATTTGTGCTCAGAGCGGCAACGTCGCCATCTAGTGTCATTTTCGGGCAGGTTTCGCAACTCACGCGCACACCTGTcgatttattaatattcaattaactaattgatagtacctacttattgatcGAAATTAAATAATAGGAAATGATTTTAATTACTGCTTCGAGTGTAAGTTgtcgttgtaaaaaaaatattgccacGGGCGGAAATGTGAATTGCttaagtaattataaaattgaTTTCCATAACCAAAATATTTGATACCAAAttaactgaaattaaaaaagtcaagagtaaatgagttttttttttaattaagtggGTACTCCATTTTCTGAAACAAGGATTGATTACCCGCATACTACCTACAATTTTAATTGCATGTAGCGTCTAGTAGAGACTACTTCCTACCTcctcattaatttattttcgaaGGTCacttcaaaaacaaaacaaaacaacaattcttaaatactttttattacacTCTACTGGCGAGCTCTATAGAAGGATCTGGCCAGCCGCGCGGAGACCGCGATGCCTTCCCAGGTCTCGAAATTGATGTGCTCGATGTACTGGGGCGGCACCAGGAATCCATTACCGTACCCTGGCAGCTCCAGGGTTAAGGAGAAGGGGACGCCCACGAACTGAAAGCAAATAACAACACGTTACCACAGgaaattaataacttatcaTTTTCTTGCATTTTCTTCGTTTCCATCATACATGTCTACTTGTCCAATGTCCTTACACTACATGGATTCCTCCTGAATCACTGTTGATATTCGGTCTCTCTCTCTACCTGTCATCTGTTATTACCTGAATTCGCTCACTTTCGGTGAGAGTGAGAAGGGAAAATTATGACTGCACATTTCACTATATTactatactagcggccgcctgcgacttcgtatgcgtggatcccgttttaccctcttaggctggttttagagtcacgctgacgctcgctaaccgtcagcgctgacagccgaaatgtatgaagcgtcggcgccgagcaatcagcgtcactcaggaacgttcccttattgaagacgatcagcgagcggtcagcgcgattctaaaacccgccttaggggtggagtttcttaAAATTCGAtctagtgagcacctacgttctaaaatttgagactcctagcacttgtagtttttcgtgatgagtgagtgaaacACATGGTTTGTGCTAATCAGGACACCTATCGTCAAATAGCTTTGATTCATTATAGAGCAACTTGAATCTTACTTGTCCATAATCGGCCGCGCTGCCAGAGTCTGTGTACAAAATCATTGCGCTGTTCCCAATTTTGTACCACTCCGCTGCTGGCAGCTTCAAGGCGTCCATGGCTGCTCCCATGGCAGCGCTAAGCACATGGAGATGGATGACGTTGGGCGGGAGCGTGTAGTCTCCAAAGCCATACAACACCCAGTTTCCATGGCTGTGGATGTTCATGAATATCTCCATTCGGTCCAGGTTCTCGGCGATGATGTCCCGAACGATCCTCGTCTCGGATTCGGAGAAAGGCGCAGTACctgatataaaaaataaaacataacaaGCCATTTGTCATGACTCATGACTCATCACCaccaatattatttttgcttcacTGCTGTACCTACATAAAGACCTAAGAGCACCTTCTCTAGTATTATTAATTTAGCTAGTAAATAGTTTAGATTATACACAATAAACAACATTATTGTCATCTTTTTGAGGATGCCATTTTGTAATTACttactattaaaaaaatatacctaatttTCGGCTAATTTTAAAACTGGACAAGCTAAGGGGATTGAATCTTAGTGTAGCTGCAACTAAAGCTAAAACTCAGAAACAAACCTGGGTAGACATCAGAGCAGGGATTTTGGGACACCCCAGTCGTATTCCAATTGACGTCGAAGTTGCGGTTCGCATCGACGCCCACGCATTCCGTGCTCACCTCCAAGTTGATAGAGCGCGTGCGACGCCACAGTCTCACCTAGAAGAAAAACTGCATCATTAAATGAAATAGCGGACTGTATTCAAATAGGTGCTGTAATTCTCGCCAGCCTAATTACAAGAAATTATAAGAGTACGCGGTATTCGTGCGACGACGGTGGTGTCCCAAGGCGAGTGTGTGAACCGAGCGCCgccgatgatgacgctgtcGGCCCGAGGTGACGTTAGTCATCGTATGCCGCACCCGCACGTTTCCTCCCGCGCGTTGTTGTCTTCCCAACAGATAATAAGCAAGAAGTAAAAAACATGATCCCTAAATCTTGGGTAGAGCTAAAATTCGGAAGACATATTCCCATTTTTTTGTAAGAAAGATACAGAGTGTCATCATGTAGCTTACGTCTGTGTGCGAGTACTCATATCCATCGGGGTTGGTCATGGGCAAGATGATCCAGTCGATGTCCTCCAGCAAGTCTCTGTCCTGATCTCTCAGGTCCTCCACCAGGCGATGGATGGAGAAGAGAGTGACCGGGGTGGTCACCCACTCCCGAGCGTGCATCATGGCATCCATAAAGTACACGGGTTTGGAGGTGTCAGTGAAGTTTGTAGTTGAGATCTAGAAGGAATAATGAAGATCAATGATTGTAATTGGAATAAGTAAATCAAGGCATAAAATGATTAAGCAATGTCATACTACCATCAATGTGGGAATTGCAACGTCTATAACATCAGAAAAATAAGACGTATTTTAAAGCTTGTCATTGCGTACGTATTCATACCTTTAAGTACTTGATGTCCCGCCCTTCGAAGCTTTGTCCAGCATTTACAAGAGTGACCAGCTCTGGGTATTGGGCAGCTATTTGTTCCAAGTAAGCGTCAACCTAAAATTAAAAGGATAGGAATAATTGATAGTACATAGTTTTAGTATCTATTTTTCTACCTTGTTTTTACACCAAACTTGTAGggtattatgaataataaaattgatttattgatGGTTACGTTACTCTCTTTACTCTGATTAAACTACCCATTGATGGTCAGCTTACCTCTTCATAACGAGGGTAGTTGTTGAAGGGCATAAGCCTTCCACTCCTGCTCTGCTTCCATTGGTTGACTTCTTTTTCGTGAGCCTCCAGAACCCTGAAATAGTAATTTTTATCgtcattaacatttttattttgtccaCTATGTTCTGCACACTTTGACATAGCAGGCAGGTGTGTCTTGATTGAACttaagtaacctttttgaaagTATTAAAAAGGTGGGTACATTTATCCTCTTGTCTTAAATACTCATATTACTTgcatctctctctctctcttactCCAATGAAGAACAATCACACATCAACTTACTTAGCAACATCAGCCACATGCAGATAATGTTCAAGGCCGTGCTTGTCTAGGTCGTCCAGTACAGCAACTCGGTCTTCTGGCGACAGCATGAGCTGAGCATCACGGGATTCAGGGACTCCAACTTGCCATACGTCCAAATCCAGGCTTTGCGTGAGCTCCTCGATGAAGGCCTTGTCGGATTGTGTTCGCAGCTTGATGCCGTGGACTGAATAGCTAAAGAAAAAGGAAACAAAATCCACGGGGTTAGCATCTGTTCAGTGTTCAGTATTGAAGAGGATATCACATTCGCAGATGTACTGACTCTTGGGGAAAAGGGCGCAAAGATTTATAAAAACTTCATTACTTACTTATAATCTTAGATTGATAGAGTTGTGGGGTGGGAGTAAAAAATGTTTAGAAGATTGCAGGCAGAATTTAATGTAGGTACGCTATGCAATTCTGTTATCGTGTCAAGTCGGACGCATTATGAGCGCTTTGATTTTATATTGAGCAAGTTGTTTTTATAAGCAACATTAAGGAACACTTACCCTGAATACTGATCATGTTTCCCGGCACTGACCGTGGCCACCAAAAGAAAAACTAGGCTAATAGCCAACATTGTGCTAATATTCCATCCAACAATGAAATGTTCCCCCAATCTTCCTCGATCGTTCACTTACCGATAAAGTGTGATAATATTCGACCTATTATACAAATTTGATAAAGTATTTATCGCGTTATATTACTGATACGTAAACCAAATAAAACAAGTTGGATTTAATGGCTTGCTAAATTGCTTTTTAGGGTACTCCCACACTGAAGCATTTGCCTGTAATGTAACGTTACAGAGAGGTGAGGGAAGAAAACCAAGCATTACATTGCGCAACTTGATAGCACAATATGTAGTATAATTTGATACAACTTGTAACAATCTTATTTGAAATGGTAACTTTAAGGGCCCTTGTAACTTGTTCATATCGATGAATTGAACAAATTTCCAAGGCCTTATCGTTAAAAAATGTGGGTGATTTCATGAAAGACTATAAAGATAAAATGCTTTGTTAGTAAAAAATgccgtatttatttattaggtttcCATCAAACATTTCGCTGTTATGAAATGAGATGCAGAGCAAGGCAGGTAGACCGCAATCGTACCTGATGTCGCGtcaatcaaatcaatcaaataaTGTGTAGCAAAGGAGTAATGTGTAGGCGGTTTAGCGAGCTAAATATTCACATTTTGCGCATTCTAGAACCTTATAGTTTTCCCGCACTTTGGTGGAAAAATAGCCTAAAACTGAAGTACTTATGACTACAGGCGTTTTATTCCTCTACAGGCGAGCTCTGAAGGTGGTCCTGGCCAGCCGCGCGGTGACCGCGATGCCTTCCCACGTCTCACGGTTGATGTGCTCGATGTACTCTGGGGGCACGCGGAAGTCGAACCCGTAGCTCGGCAGCTCCAGGGTGTATGAGAGAGGGACGCCCACCAACTGAAACATGTCATATTGTGTTGTTAGACCTAGAATTATTAGGTACCAAACTGTGGTGTTTACTATCAGGGTCTTTCTGGATCATTTCTCCAAAGTCTTGTCATTCATGAAATCCtttatttgcctctggtaaattagtgagggtcatgctcctgcaatggagacaaTGATCGggtgatgacgatgatgattagCACTACATCTGCCCCATTGGGATTTCCATTCTGTTTGTAGTGTGGCACATTATAAGTAGATAAGGtccggttttgttccccagtcgatgaagcacatgatgtcgtgccctgagtgcccgagcaactgcacgttggaggatttaattaatgctgctgataacgccactcttgtggcggagttttgggatgacactgtgtaggtttgttgtcgacagtGCTGTGCAGGTGGATGGCGTTAGGAGGCAGCCTCTCGTTGCCGAACAAATAGTTTTCGTGGGTTCTCTTTTATATGTTATGATAAGTAGAATAATACCTGTCCATAATCCTGCGCACTCCCAGACGTCCCATACAAAATCATGGCACTGTTCCCGACTTTGTACCAGTCTGCTTCTGGCAGCTTGAGGGCGTCCATGGCGGCTCCCATCGCGGCGCCCACCAGGTGCAGGTGGATGGCGTTAGGAGGCAGCGTCTCGTTGCCAAAGCCGTACAGCACCCAGTTGCCATGGCTGTGGATGTTCATGAAGATCTCCATGCGGTCGATGTACTCGTCGAAGATGTCTCGGAGGATCCTCGTCTCGGGCTCGGAGAAGGCCGAGGTGCCTGTGGTGGAAAATGTATTTTGTGTATATTCACATTACTCAATTAGGTAATTGTCTATGCCCCTGATccacttatttttttatattctatTGAAAATACGTGACTTCGTTGTTCATATTTTCAAAGGTCTATGCCTGTTTTCATATATTCAATAAGA
Encoded here:
- the LOC135082547 gene encoding carboxypeptidase B-like; translation: MYAIGLVLVLVASANAGKHDQYSGYSVHGVKLRDDSDKVFITELTDSLDLDVWQDGVAGERDALVMLEPNSRLAVLDELDAREIQHYLHLRDVAQAFETHDEQINQWKQSRSGRLVPFNDYPRYAEVDAYLETIAAQYPELVTYSVHGIKLRTQSDKAFIEELTQSLDLDVWQVGVPESRDAQLMLSPEDRVAVLDDLDKHGLEHYLHVADVAKVLEAHEKEVNQWKQSRSGRLMPFNNYPRYEEVDAYLEQIAAQYPELVTLVNAGQSFEGRDIKYLKISTTNFTDTSKPVYFMDAMMHAREWVTTPVTLFSIHRLVEDLRDQDRDLLEDIDWIILPMTNPDGYEYSHTDVRLWRRTRSINLEVSTECVGVDANRNFDVNWNTTGVSQNPCSDVYPGTAPFSESETRIVRDIIAENLDRMEIFMNIHSHGNWVLYGFGDYTLPPNVIHLHVLSAAMGAAMDALKLPAAEWYKIGNSAMILYTDSGSAADYGQFVGVPFSLTLELPGYGNGFLVPPQYIEHINFETWEGIAVSARLARSFYRARQ